A window of Natrinema versiforme contains these coding sequences:
- a CDS encoding proteasome assembly chaperone family protein, whose translation MAAIRLQGPDADLENPTLVEGFPGVGLVGKIATDHLVEQLDMRYYASVHCEGLPRIGVYRGGDRTARPPVRLYVSEEHDVIALQSDAPIASQAVESVADCLTGWIVEQDATPIYLSGLPAERDGEDRPDIYGIATGDGGEALEATDIPVPPEDGVITGPTGALINRAAQEGYGSLGLVVECDPQFPDPESASVLLEDGIGPITDLDVDVGELVDRAEEIRAKREELAQQMQAIGQDESSQAQPLRMYQ comes from the coding sequence ATGGCAGCAATCCGCCTGCAGGGACCGGACGCGGACCTCGAGAACCCCACGCTCGTCGAAGGGTTCCCGGGCGTCGGCCTCGTCGGCAAGATCGCGACCGATCACCTCGTCGAGCAACTCGACATGCGCTACTACGCGAGCGTGCACTGCGAGGGGCTCCCCCGAATCGGCGTCTACCGCGGCGGCGACCGAACCGCTCGCCCGCCGGTCCGTCTCTACGTCAGCGAGGAACACGATGTCATCGCGCTCCAGAGCGACGCGCCAATCGCCTCGCAGGCCGTCGAGAGCGTCGCCGACTGTCTCACCGGGTGGATCGTCGAGCAGGACGCGACGCCGATCTATCTCAGCGGGCTCCCCGCCGAGCGCGACGGCGAGGACCGACCCGACATCTACGGCATCGCGACCGGCGACGGCGGCGAGGCGCTCGAGGCGACCGACATCCCGGTCCCGCCGGAAGACGGCGTCATCACCGGACCGACGGGGGCGCTCATCAACCGCGCGGCACAGGAGGGCTACGGCAGCCTCGGGCTGGTCGTCGAGTGCGATCCGCAGTTCCCCGATCCGGAGTCCGCGAGCGTCTTGCTCGAGGACGGTATCGGCCCGATCACGGATCTCGACGTCGACGTGGGGGAACTCGTCGACCGCGCCGAGGAGATCCGAGCGAAACGGGAGGAACTGGCCCAGCAGATGCAGGCGATCGGGCAAGACGAGAGTTCGCAGGCCCAACCGTTGCGGATGTACCAGTAG
- a CDS encoding RNA-guided endonuclease TnpB family protein — MLETTRTYRAKIVNHQQVRGDLDDCGHSASKLWNVARYHSQQEWDGTGEIPSEADLKRELKDHERYSDLHSQSSQRVLEELAEAFNGWFKKRKNGDTDANPPGYRKRGDNHPRSTVTWKQNGIKHDSKHNQLRLSKGFNLKSHRSDFILAEYETRPDVTVEHIQQVRAVWNGDRWELHLVCKVEIPVEDAPGDNTAGIDLGISNYLAIAYDDGDAELYPGNVLKQDKHYFTHDEYDTEGENGPSRRALRARQKLSRRKDHFLHALSKHIVERCIDHEVGRLAIGDLSKIREDENGESRNWGKRGNKKLHGWEFDRFTTLLEYKAEEHGILVDRKSERDTSKTCSCCGRKCDANRVERGLYVCESCGATMNADVNGAVNIRRKITQNPPTGDMSTGRLARPVAYLFNQTSGRFVPSEQVGCEP; from the coding sequence ATGCTGGAGACAACTCGCACATATCGGGCAAAAATCGTCAACCACCAACAGGTGCGCGGCGACCTCGATGACTGCGGACACTCAGCATCCAAACTGTGGAACGTCGCCCGCTACCACTCCCAACAAGAATGGGACGGAACCGGCGAGATTCCGTCTGAAGCCGACCTCAAGCGCGAATTAAAAGACCACGAACGCTATAGTGACCTACATTCTCAGTCAAGTCAGCGCGTTCTCGAAGAACTCGCTGAAGCGTTCAACGGCTGGTTCAAAAAGCGCAAGAACGGCGACACGGACGCGAATCCCCCCGGATACCGGAAGCGAGGCGACAACCACCCACGCTCCACCGTGACGTGGAAGCAGAACGGCATCAAGCACGATTCCAAGCACAACCAACTCCGTCTGAGCAAAGGCTTCAACCTGAAGAGCCACCGCTCGGACTTCATTCTCGCAGAGTACGAAACCCGCCCAGATGTGACTGTGGAACACATCCAGCAAGTGCGAGCCGTGTGGAACGGCGACCGCTGGGAACTCCACCTCGTCTGCAAAGTCGAAATCCCCGTCGAGGACGCACCCGGCGACAACACTGCTGGAATCGACCTCGGCATCAGCAATTACCTCGCCATCGCCTACGATGACGGGGACGCCGAGTTGTATCCGGGGAACGTGCTGAAGCAGGACAAGCACTACTTCACCCACGACGAGTACGACACCGAGGGTGAGAACGGCCCGTCTCGGCGTGCGCTTCGTGCCCGTCAGAAACTCTCTCGGCGGAAGGACCACTTCCTGCACGCTCTCTCCAAGCACATCGTTGAGCGGTGTATCGACCATGAGGTCGGTCGCCTCGCCATCGGTGACTTGAGCAAGATTCGAGAAGACGAGAACGGCGAGTCTCGGAACTGGGGCAAACGCGGGAACAAGAAACTCCACGGATGGGAGTTTGACCGTTTCACGACGCTCCTGGAATACAAGGCTGAGGAACACGGTATTCTCGTTGACCGGAAGAGCGAGCGGGACACGAGCAAGACGTGTTCGTGTTGTGGGCGGAAGTGCGATGCGAATCGTGTAGAGCGTGGTTTGTACGTCTGTGAGTCGTGTGGTGCGACGATGAACGCAGACGTGAATGGTGCGGTAAACATTCGCAGAAAGATAACTCAGAATCCTCCGACTGGGGATATGAGTACCGGTCGTTTGGCACGGCCAGTAGCCTACCTGTTCAATCAAACCTCGGGGCGTTTCGTACCAAGCGAACAGGTGGGTTGCGAACCGTAA
- a CDS encoding response regulator — MSQAPSSDPVSILLVEDNPGDVRLIEEAFKSAGFATTFHTVTDGSAAIEFLQDRAAVEAGPDLDLMLLDLNLPRTDGFEVLETIKDDPALSSLPVLVLTSSEATEDIVKSYELCANAYLTKPTDPDEFADIGRAVESFWIDEATLPPVPS; from the coding sequence GTGTCCCAGGCTCCCTCCAGCGACCCCGTCTCTATTTTGCTCGTCGAGGACAATCCCGGCGACGTCCGGCTCATAGAGGAGGCGTTCAAATCGGCGGGGTTCGCGACGACGTTTCATACCGTTACCGACGGCAGCGCCGCGATCGAGTTCCTGCAAGACCGCGCCGCGGTCGAGGCCGGCCCCGATCTAGATCTGATGTTGCTGGATCTGAACCTCCCGCGAACGGACGGGTTCGAAGTGCTCGAGACGATCAAGGACGATCCCGCGCTTTCCTCGCTGCCGGTGCTCGTCCTCACGAGTTCGGAGGCGACCGAAGACATCGTCAAGAGTTACGAACTGTGTGCGAACGCCTACCTCACCAAGCCGACCGATCCCGACGAGTTCGCCGACATCGGCCGCGCGGTCGAATCGTTCTGGATCGACGAGGCGACGCTGCCGCCGGTTCCCTCGTAA
- a CDS encoding phosphoadenosine phosphosulfate reductase family protein encodes MAENFPDYVDVDYSDGEGEDPEEYPHIQDKIEKAIEVTREGLEEYENPAVMWTGGKDSTLTLYFIKEVADRFDLEVPPAVFIDHYQHFDEIHDFVDHWADEWDLEVIYARNEDVGEYVDEHGLEPGDDIDISELSEHNQHHVEDILEYEEDTFPFLLDTYVGNHLLKTVALNDALEEYDIDGVISGVRWDEQEARADETFFSPRHDPDIYPPHDRIQPILQFDEAAVWDAFWNFVVPDTVENFPEEGYVPEADDDLPEGVEQDDVPISPKYFAGFRSLGSEISTEKNTEDPAWLQDLEGTTERAGRAQDKEDLMERLRDLGYM; translated from the coding sequence ATGGCCGAGAACTTTCCCGACTACGTCGACGTCGACTATAGCGACGGCGAGGGTGAAGATCCCGAGGAGTACCCCCACATTCAGGACAAGATCGAGAAGGCGATCGAAGTCACCCGCGAGGGCCTAGAGGAGTACGAGAACCCGGCGGTCATGTGGACCGGCGGTAAGGACTCGACGCTCACGCTGTACTTCATTAAGGAGGTCGCCGACCGCTTCGATCTCGAGGTACCCCCCGCGGTCTTCATCGACCACTACCAGCACTTCGATGAGATCCACGACTTCGTCGACCACTGGGCCGACGAGTGGGATCTCGAGGTAATCTACGCGCGCAACGAGGACGTCGGCGAGTACGTCGACGAACACGGCCTCGAGCCCGGCGACGACATCGACATCTCGGAGCTCTCCGAACACAACCAGCACCACGTCGAGGACATCCTCGAGTACGAGGAGGACACGTTCCCGTTCCTGCTGGACACCTACGTCGGCAACCACCTGCTGAAGACGGTCGCGCTCAACGACGCGCTCGAGGAGTACGACATCGACGGCGTCATCTCCGGTGTGCGCTGGGACGAACAGGAGGCCCGCGCCGACGAGACGTTCTTCTCGCCGCGTCACGACCCCGACATCTACCCGCCCCACGACCGCATCCAACCCATCCTGCAGTTCGACGAGGCCGCGGTCTGGGACGCCTTCTGGAACTTCGTGGTGCCGGACACGGTCGAGAACTTCCCCGAGGAGGGCTACGTCCCCGAGGCCGACGACGACCTCCCCGAGGGCGTCGAGCAGGACGACGTCCCGATCTCGCCGAAGTACTTCGCCGGCTTCCGCTCGCTCGGCAGTGAGATCAGCACCGAAAAGAACACCGAGGACCCCGCGTGGCTGCAGGACCTCGAGGGAACCACCGAGCGCGCGGGCCGCGCCCAGGACAAGGAAGACCTGATGGAGCGCCTGCGCGACCTCGGCTACATGTAG
- a CDS encoding succinylglutamate desuccinylase/aspartoacylase family protein: MRVAQLGSGTPEIAVVAGVHGDEPCGVRAVERLLDERPTVKRPVKLIVANEDALERQVRFVDEDLNRAFPGDPDAKTHEGQLAHRLVEELEGCLTFSMHSTQSHADPFAIVNGVSETAREIVPQLPVSAMVETSNFAEGRLFSAVDTVEVECGLQGSETAAQNADRLTRAFLTAVGALPGDTVRRDLPVYRLTDVIRKGQADTYEVFVENFTEVEAGDSFAAADGDEQVAAEPFYPVLMSPNGYRNVFGYAAEKLEVLETPTAAD; encoded by the coding sequence ATGAGAGTCGCACAGCTCGGGTCGGGAACGCCGGAGATCGCAGTCGTCGCGGGCGTTCACGGGGACGAACCCTGTGGCGTCCGAGCCGTCGAGCGCTTGCTCGACGAACGCCCGACCGTCAAACGGCCGGTCAAACTCATCGTCGCCAACGAGGACGCCCTCGAGCGGCAGGTTCGCTTCGTCGACGAGGATCTCAACCGCGCGTTCCCGGGCGATCCGGACGCGAAGACCCACGAAGGACAGCTCGCCCATCGACTCGTCGAGGAACTCGAGGGCTGTCTGACCTTCTCGATGCACTCCACGCAGAGCCACGCCGATCCATTCGCCATCGTCAACGGGGTCAGCGAGACGGCGCGGGAGATCGTTCCCCAACTGCCCGTCTCGGCGATGGTCGAGACGAGCAACTTCGCGGAGGGGCGGCTCTTCTCGGCCGTCGACACCGTCGAAGTCGAGTGCGGACTGCAGGGCTCGGAGACGGCCGCCCAGAACGCCGACCGACTGACTCGTGCCTTCCTCACCGCGGTCGGCGCACTGCCCGGCGACACCGTCCGGCGCGACCTCCCGGTCTACCGGCTCACCGACGTTATTCGCAAAGGACAGGCCGACACCTACGAGGTCTTCGTCGAGAACTTCACCGAAGTCGAGGCGGGGGATTCCTTCGCCGCGGCCGACGGCGACGAACAGGTCGCCGCCGAGCCGTTCTACCCGGTTCTCATGTCTCCGAACGGCTACCGGAACGTCTTCGGCTACGCCGCGGAGAAACTCGAGGTCCTCGAGACGCCGACTGCGGCGGACTGA
- a CDS encoding glutaredoxin, whose product MEFPPNQGLDQEEVNEQVADAIAENEVVLFMKGTELMPQCGYSRKALGLIDQYRDEFETIDVLESLDEYRAALNEESGWETIPQTFVDGEFVGGSDILEELDERGELEETLTGA is encoded by the coding sequence ATGGAGTTCCCACCGAATCAGGGTCTCGATCAGGAGGAGGTCAACGAGCAGGTCGCCGACGCCATCGCGGAGAACGAGGTCGTCCTCTTCATGAAGGGGACCGAGCTCATGCCCCAGTGTGGCTACTCCCGCAAGGCGCTCGGCCTGATCGACCAGTACCGCGACGAGTTCGAAACGATCGACGTCCTCGAGTCCCTCGACGAGTACCGCGCGGCGCTCAACGAGGAGAGCGGCTGGGAGACTATCCCGCAGACGTTCGTCGACGGCGAGTTCGTCGGCGGTTCCGACATTCTCGAGGAACTCGATGAACGCGGCGAACTCGAGGAGACGCTGACCGGCGCATAA
- a CDS encoding RsmB/NOP family class I SAM-dependent RNA methyltransferase, with product MEPLERYRPIIDDFDAFLAACERPLGNAVRVNTIKATVERTLEALDREGVGYEQADWNPRVVDLETDSPGSTWTSFHGFTHGQEEVSAVPPVVLEPEPGERVWDCCAAPGGKATQIAALMDDRGTVVANDNNLGRISALRFNAERLGATSLAVTNADARNYSLSRFDFDEFDRALVDAPCSCEGTIRKNPDALDNWSEGHISSVAGIQKGIIRRAIQATREGGTVVYSTCTFAPEENEAIVQHALDTESCRVVDFDLGLEHSPGLTEWEDDEFDSSLEKAARIYPHQNDTGGFFVAKLEVTA from the coding sequence ATGGAGCCACTCGAGCGGTATCGACCGATCATCGACGATTTCGACGCCTTTCTGGCGGCCTGCGAGCGGCCGCTCGGCAACGCCGTCCGCGTGAACACGATCAAGGCGACCGTCGAGCGCACGCTCGAGGCCCTCGACCGGGAGGGCGTCGGCTACGAGCAGGCCGACTGGAACCCCCGCGTCGTGGACCTCGAGACCGATTCGCCGGGATCGACGTGGACCTCCTTTCACGGCTTTACGCACGGGCAGGAGGAGGTTTCGGCGGTGCCGCCGGTCGTCCTCGAGCCCGAGCCCGGCGAGCGGGTCTGGGACTGCTGTGCGGCCCCCGGCGGGAAGGCGACCCAGATCGCGGCGCTGATGGACGACCGCGGGACGGTCGTCGCGAACGACAACAACCTCGGCCGGATCTCGGCGCTGCGCTTTAACGCCGAGCGACTCGGCGCGACCAGCCTCGCGGTGACCAACGCCGACGCGCGCAATTACTCGCTGTCCCGCTTCGATTTCGACGAGTTCGACCGCGCCCTCGTCGACGCCCCCTGTTCCTGCGAGGGGACGATCCGGAAGAACCCCGACGCGCTGGACAACTGGTCCGAAGGCCACATCTCCTCGGTCGCGGGCATCCAGAAGGGAATCATCCGCCGGGCGATTCAGGCTACCCGCGAGGGCGGCACCGTCGTCTACTCGACGTGTACCTTCGCGCCAGAGGAGAACGAGGCCATCGTCCAGCACGCGCTGGACACCGAGTCCTGTCGCGTCGTCGACTTCGACCTCGGCCTCGAGCACTCCCCGGGGCTGACCGAGTGGGAGGACGACGAGTTCGACTCGAGTCTCGAGAAGGCGGCCCGAATCTATCCCCACCAGAACGATACCGGCGGCTTCTTCGTCGCGAAACTGGAGGTGACCGCCTGA
- a CDS encoding DUF790 family protein yields MLTKDLLRVSRAGGGYHPQFADRSHRPLAARVIGTYQGHVGQPRADLESALTDLERDADDFKLVRGFSALLEREATFETDAEIDPERARKAAFEAAEAVGVVTEDERAMALIRASESLDVSADALETALYADLETRQVLTAVDARWDPDELLSRYNLSLCQTALFDATEVRVRSSEPKALISAIKRLRLMYEIRRLEGESTDGSEGLSDREVVVTGPTRLFRATRRYGTRFARLLRTVAKSEAWSLEATIDDRGTERTLALSHEDPIRVPDAEPIADVTFDSGVEADFAARFSNLDLDWELVREPEPLATGTRVMIPDFAFEYEYGDFRLYFEIMGFWTPEYVEKKLSQLSDLEDVDMLVAVDESLGVGEEIAARDHRAIPYSGTVRVKDVADVLREYERQLVAESAAGLPDELRPEEDAIALETLAERRSVSADALADVDFPEHDRVGRTLIRPAVLESLADAIESDMALSDAEAELEARGISDSSAVLSRLGYRVEWDGLAGGTIVERK; encoded by the coding sequence ATGCTGACGAAGGACCTGCTGCGCGTCTCGCGGGCCGGCGGTGGCTACCACCCGCAGTTCGCCGACCGGAGCCATCGGCCACTGGCCGCCCGCGTCATCGGCACGTATCAGGGCCACGTCGGGCAGCCCCGTGCCGATCTCGAGAGCGCACTGACGGACCTCGAGCGCGACGCGGACGATTTCAAACTCGTCCGCGGATTTTCGGCGCTGCTCGAGCGCGAAGCGACCTTCGAGACGGACGCGGAAATCGACCCCGAGCGCGCCCGCAAAGCCGCGTTCGAAGCCGCGGAAGCGGTCGGCGTCGTCACCGAAGACGAGCGCGCGATGGCGCTCATCCGCGCGAGCGAGTCCCTCGACGTGTCGGCGGACGCCCTCGAGACCGCGCTCTACGCCGACCTCGAGACGCGACAGGTCCTCACCGCGGTCGACGCGCGTTGGGACCCGGACGAACTGCTCAGTCGGTACAATCTCTCGCTCTGTCAGACCGCGCTGTTCGACGCGACCGAGGTGCGCGTCCGCTCGAGCGAGCCGAAAGCGCTGATCTCGGCGATCAAGCGATTGCGACTGATGTACGAGATCCGGCGGCTCGAGGGCGAGTCGACGGACGGCAGCGAGGGCCTGTCCGATCGCGAAGTCGTCGTCACGGGCCCGACCCGCCTCTTCCGTGCGACGCGGCGCTACGGCACTCGATTCGCGCGACTCCTCCGAACCGTCGCGAAGAGCGAGGCGTGGTCGCTCGAGGCGACGATCGACGACCGGGGCACCGAACGGACGCTCGCGCTCAGCCACGAGGACCCGATTCGAGTGCCCGACGCGGAGCCCATCGCGGACGTGACCTTCGACAGCGGCGTCGAAGCCGATTTTGCCGCTCGCTTCTCGAATCTGGATCTCGACTGGGAACTCGTCCGCGAACCGGAGCCGCTCGCGACGGGGACCCGGGTGATGATTCCAGACTTCGCGTTCGAGTACGAGTACGGCGACTTCCGCCTCTACTTCGAGATCATGGGGTTCTGGACACCCGAGTACGTCGAGAAGAAGCTCTCGCAGCTCTCTGACCTCGAGGACGTGGACATGTTGGTCGCGGTCGACGAATCGCTGGGCGTCGGCGAGGAGATCGCCGCCCGCGACCACCGGGCGATCCCGTACTCGGGGACGGTGCGGGTCAAAGACGTCGCCGACGTCCTCCGGGAGTACGAACGCCAGTTGGTCGCCGAGAGCGCGGCCGGACTGCCCGACGAACTGCGGCCCGAGGAAGACGCGATCGCACTCGAGACGCTGGCCGAACGCCGGAGCGTGAGCGCGGACGCGCTCGCGGACGTCGACTTCCCCGAGCACGACCGCGTCGGGCGGACGCTGATTCGCCCCGCTGTCCTCGAGTCGCTCGCGGACGCGATCGAGTCGGACATGGCCCTTTCGGACGCCGAAGCGGAACTCGAGGCCCGCGGCATCTCGGACTCGAGCGCGGTCCTCTCGCGGCTCGGTTACCGGGTCGAGTGGGACGGGCTGGCCGGCGGAACGATCGTCGAACGGAAGTGA
- a CDS encoding DUF309 domain-containing protein, with the protein MDDHTRDDSVGPPISDAPAGWDADRGPSNGWEHGTLRRAVIHGVRLYNAGEFHESHDCFEAEWYNYGNGTTESAFLHGMVQVAAGAYKHFDFEDDAGMRSLFETALEYLRGVPRDYYGVALLDVRTTLTNALEDPSVLHGWRIELDGEYPVAREADREYAARLE; encoded by the coding sequence ATGGACGACCACACCCGCGACGACTCCGTCGGGCCGCCGATCTCCGACGCGCCGGCCGGGTGGGACGCCGACCGCGGGCCGTCGAACGGGTGGGAGCACGGAACGCTCCGGCGAGCCGTGATTCACGGCGTCCGGCTGTACAACGCCGGCGAGTTCCACGAGTCACACGACTGTTTCGAAGCGGAGTGGTACAACTACGGCAACGGGACCACGGAGAGCGCGTTTCTCCACGGGATGGTGCAGGTGGCCGCCGGGGCGTACAAACACTTCGACTTCGAGGACGACGCCGGGATGCGGTCGCTCTTCGAAACCGCGCTCGAATACCTCCGCGGCGTGCCCCGGGACTACTACGGCGTCGCCCTTCTCGACGTGCGGACCACGCTCACGAACGCGCTCGAGGACCCGTCGGTACTCCACGGGTGGCGGATCGAACTCGACGGGGAGTACCCGGTGGCGAGGGAGGCAGACCGCGAGTACGCGGCGCGACTCGAGTGA
- a CDS encoding aldo/keto reductase, whose protein sequence is MTEQIDPETCPTANGMPMLGLGTWQNDDPEQCAESVQTALETGYRHIDTAQAYDNEDAVGEGIAAADVDRDDIFLATKIWTSNLAHDDVLETARASLDRLGVDSLDLLYIHWPADEYDAKETLSAFSELYDEGLIENVGVSNFQPEQLEEAVDVCDAPIFANQVELHPLLPQEEIREACDDYDIEVVGYSPLARGQVFDQPEIREIAEKHDASEAQVSLAWAREKGVTAIPKATGEDHIGDNWESVTVELDREDINAIDAIDETSREVDPGFAPWN, encoded by the coding sequence ATGACTGAACAAATCGATCCAGAGACGTGTCCAACTGCGAACGGCATGCCGATGCTCGGCCTCGGGACGTGGCAGAACGACGACCCCGAACAGTGTGCCGAAAGCGTTCAGACGGCCCTCGAGACGGGGTATCGACATATCGACACCGCCCAAGCCTACGACAACGAGGACGCCGTCGGCGAGGGGATCGCCGCCGCGGATGTCGATCGCGACGATATCTTCCTCGCGACGAAGATCTGGACCTCGAACCTCGCACACGACGACGTCCTCGAGACGGCTCGGGCCAGCCTCGACCGACTCGGCGTCGACTCCCTCGATCTGCTGTACATCCACTGGCCGGCCGACGAGTACGACGCCAAGGAGACGCTCTCGGCCTTTTCGGAACTCTACGACGAGGGGCTGATCGAGAACGTCGGCGTGAGCAACTTCCAGCCCGAACAGCTCGAGGAGGCCGTCGACGTCTGTGACGCACCGATCTTCGCGAATCAGGTCGAACTCCATCCGCTGCTCCCACAGGAGGAGATCCGAGAGGCCTGCGACGACTACGATATCGAGGTGGTCGGCTACTCGCCGCTGGCGCGCGGACAGGTATTCGACCAGCCCGAGATTCGGGAGATCGCGGAGAAACACGACGCCAGCGAAGCGCAGGTCAGTCTCGCGTGGGCACGCGAGAAGGGCGTTACCGCGATCCCGAAAGCGACCGGCGAGGACCACATCGGCGACAACTGGGAGTCCGTGACGGTCGAACTCGATCGCGAAGACATCAATGCGATCGATGCGATCGACGAGACGAGCCGCGAAGTCGATCCCGGCTTCGCGCCCTGGAACTGA
- a CDS encoding zinc ribbon domain-containing protein, protein MDDPGPYALLGRLAVAAFVMIAPTLCFLGLVRGLERLRDDELIDAWARTRGTDGAHDIAPDDDVLAVLATEMELEAADSSSVRCPSCGTPNRAGVSFCRDCQGRIRSS, encoded by the coding sequence ATGGACGATCCGGGCCCGTACGCGCTCCTCGGTCGCCTCGCCGTCGCGGCGTTCGTGATGATCGCCCCGACGCTTTGCTTTCTGGGACTGGTCCGGGGCCTCGAGCGGCTGCGGGACGACGAGTTAATCGACGCGTGGGCGCGGACGCGAGGGACGGACGGCGCACACGATATCGCACCGGACGACGACGTGCTCGCCGTACTGGCCACGGAGATGGAGCTCGAGGCCGCGGATTCGTCGAGCGTTCGCTGTCCGTCGTGTGGGACGCCCAACCGGGCGGGCGTCTCGTTCTGTCGCGACTGTCAGGGCCGCATTCGCTCGTCCTGA